The stretch of DNA cagttccctgctacccccactctTACTGTCCTTCCAGGctcatttcttttctctaatgGCCCTGTCGACTACATTGTTTTACCACCATGTCACCTTAGATCAGGAAGTCACTAACAATTAACCTAAGTTGGGGgatgcattcttcacctgggaaagttttggcatttataagcagcaatttttcccattttctgACAAGAATGTAGTGCCCACCAGACTGCTAGGTGAACAGATGACTGGTAAGTTtcttgaagttagtattgcagatCATAAGCTCATTTGCATCATAGAACTCCAGCAGCTTGATTCCCTCCTCATTATGAGTACCAAATCTGTAGCCACCATGCACACCATGGAAGCCACCCGGATGCTGTCCAACATGCGCACTGAAGtcgccagccacaaagagaaggtccctgacATTCATCAACAAAGCAGTCTGCAAAAGGGTGTCACAAAATCAGTCTTTATGTTCATCAGGTAgtcctggctgaggggcataggccaagATAATGATTACTCTTCCTTATTGCAACACTTGTCTAAGCTTAAGTATCCTGTAACACACTCTGACTTCCTTATTTACCTTATCAACCAATTTCTCAACAAGAAGTTTGCATATGCCCCCAACCCCATCACTGTTCTCTACCCAGATTTTATACCTATGCcgtttgcctgtgaggaacctagtagAACCTCCTCTTCTTGCTTCTTGGATGCAACACACATCTACAAGCCTCCATTCAAGTATCTCAgtaatctcaccagacctaccctTCAATGTGCCCACATTaaatgtgccaactctgagggtgtggaaggTGTAGGCTGAGGAAACACAGGGATGGAGGAcagtattttgcagaaaaataaatAGCTTAATGATTATTTGTTTACAGTCGTTTTTATATTCCTCAGCAGCTTCATGAactaaatgtttctttttctttcagtatTCTTCTaccttattttactttattctttcatgtgtatatataacctatatttcAATGAAGCAAAATATTACTTATTCCATGTATAAAACAATAGGTCATGTACTAGTAGGATATGATGTAGGatatgatcatcattgtttaacatccactttccatgcttgcatgggttggacagagtttatttaagacagattttctatggctgcatgtccttcctgtcaccaaacctcacctctttccaagtaaggtaatatttttccaaggccagacatgttcttgtagaatattggaaatggcagttatttacaactatcatgtgatgtcaatgGACACAGCGGTTGTTCTTACTGTGTCTGCATGCTGGGATTCATCCAACAACTGCAGAACAACATGGTGGAAGATCTGAGCAAGAGAATCCAGGCTTTGATGAGAGAGATGAGTATTGGAGTCACCACCATGAAGCTGGCCCTGAATGAAGACTTTTGCTTACATTTGTAAAAGTGTCACAAGGGACAAATTCTGATAAGGCCAAGGAGAACTGCTTGATGAAAGTAAAGAAGTTCCTGAACAAGCAGAGGCATCTTGTTCAGCCGAGGATGCTCTGGTACTTCCCAAATGAAAAGAACTTCTACTAGGACCAGCTGCACAACTGGTAACTTGTCTACAATCCATGTGTTGTCATATGTGTCATGAAAACTAAGTTACCccaaactgtgatggtctttgtgtgtgtctccaGTGAGGGTGACGTCCCACCCTTTTGAATAGGGCTTTAGGCTCAATTCTAATGCTATGTGAAGCTACTGGAGACTGTGCTCAAaccctggctggagagggttgctgatGGAAGGCCATATATGTGATGGCAATATTCGACTCTTTGCCATACCTCTGGAAGGAGTCAGATGTGGTTGgcagagaatttctacaacttcaccagcCCCTATTTCTGACCTAATTTCCCCAATTGCATTCTCATGGATCACTATGAGTAGGgtgtggttgagaaagacaccaaccattCTGCTTGCAATATCAAGGTTGAGCtgatggccaagatcaaggaggtgttcaaagatcttttcagggacacagtgaggaatgcatgcACCAATTTCTGTAGCTATTTTGAGgccatggtggaagctgagggtggtTACGTCAAGTAAATTGTTATCTCTCAACCAtaatctaattattattttttgatttttaaaaatacttttatttttggatgggatagtttatctgttttcttttttgtgccaACAGTCAAATTTTGCTTGGACaccctgtgcgtgtgtgtgtgtgtgtgtgtgtgtatgcatgcgtgtgtgaatgtgtgcaagtgtacatgcaaacatatatacagccTTAGCCAAAATTATGGGGCAGgtatgaaaaaaatagagaatATGATTGAAACTCATTCACATAATTGAAAACAATCTAATAGACATTCTTGATTATATCCCATCAATAATTAgtattttatatgttttctttttgcttttataaccgctttaatgcatttttgcataTTTTGCATAAATGGTTGGGGCAATTTTCTGCCATTCAATGTGTGATACTaacattttttcctattttttcaaTAAATAGCTTATTGGTAGTTAATCTTTGTTGAACATGTCTCTGAAT from Octopus sinensis linkage group LG2, ASM634580v1, whole genome shotgun sequence encodes:
- the LOC115226458 gene encoding uncharacterized protein LOC115226458, which translates into the protein MVGVFLNHTLLIVIHENAIGEIRSEIGAGEVVEILCQPHLTPSRAYTFHTLRVGTFNVGTLKGRSGEITEILEWRLVDVCCIQEARRGGSTRFLTGKRHRYKIWVENSDGVGGICKLLVEKLVDKTALLMNVRDLLFVAGDFSAHVGQHPGGFHGVHGGYRFGTHNEEGIKLLEFYDANELMICNTNFKKLTSHLFT